One window from the genome of Diospyros lotus cultivar Yz01 chromosome 11, ASM1463336v1, whole genome shotgun sequence encodes:
- the LOC127812532 gene encoding uncharacterized protein LOC127812532, which produces MAASLPSSTLTLFSRRRHAQTPSSVFCRAPSNSRVRVTAAQQTQLPKPTNHCIFQKKKAVAIAAVLGAGFAITLVGHASAAELPLLGSFLQLNEPPNALSLPTWAVHVSSVVEWVTAMALVWQYGEKCGYESWKGLSWGMVPLLGGALCACTWHFFYNSESLDVLVALQAALTVIGNATICFAAYRICRSSEGSSKKS; this is translated from the exons ATGGCAGCATCTTTACCGTCGTCGACTTTGACACTCTTTTCTCGTCGGAGACACGCACAAACCCCTTCATCTGTTTTTTGTCGAGCCCCTTCAAATTCAAGGGTTCGGGTAACAGCAGCTCAACAAACCCAACTCCCAAAACCCACAAATCACTGCATATTTCAGAAGAAGAAGGCTGTGGCGATTGCGGCTGTTTTGGGAGCTGGGTTTGCCATCACACTTGTGGGCCACGCATCGGCTGCCGAGTTACCATTGTTGGGCTCTTTTTTGCAGCTAAACGAACCGCCCAATGCCCTCTCGCTCCCCACCTGGGCCGTCCATGTCTCCAGCGTCGTAGAATG GGTTACGGCGATGGCGCTAGTGTGGCAGTACGGGGAGAAATGTGGGTATGAGTCGTGGAAGGGGCTTTCTTGGGGTATG GTACCTCTACTCGGTGGAGCACTTTGTGCATGCACTTGGCATTTCTTTTATAACTCCGAGTCTCTTGAT GTTCTGGTGGCACTTCAAGCAGCATTGACAGTTATTGGCAATGCTACCATCTGTTTTGCTGCATATCGCATATGCAGATCATCAGAGGGTAGTTCAAAGAAATCATAG